The following proteins come from a genomic window of Brevibacillus antibioticus:
- a CDS encoding PP2C family protein-serine/threonine phosphatase, producing the protein MRKDNSEFITGFLSESGSFVRNKDYFAYAELDDIACWVIARGLDNDQEVESAELAAKSVLGYFLQKPSISRYRIRRYLQEAHRVLQAESHRVRLKASLTVIVTDYARVRYGVAGNTRLYQFRNGRLQWQSKDQSLAQQMVDGEEIAEDALDLHEERHNLLSYLGTPNEFRPFISKKFPLYDGDVFLLATPGLWEKVNPAEMQDGLQEAKDPEAWIDTLEDVLLSKQEHVVQNYTAAAIFANKIFKTDPQKKWRIIKRVALILLVLALAGGGALLFKMKEAERIADAATGMFEHETAGDAFIAESDYPKALKAYSEARNAANIVKNKVQAALLVKKIRITQLIVDGDTAVKDEQYAKALEKYDKALKEMKGREDFNQTEILEKKEKTQSYVLVMQWKKEGDLLFEAQDYAGAEAYYQKARKLALETSFVTGEKELRTKLDEVASKKTGIDKEKKTLDGDKLEKQGDESYAAQDFEGAIQSYTMAQEIYQEIGVLEKVLAMERKVTKAEEKLNPPAAPPSAGAPAGQPPVQGTGAGSQPPAVQVNQGAPVNQTAPANQTAPVNQTAPVNQTAPTNQTAPINQAVPVNPVAPTYQLVPVPPVVPTNQAAPPAATAPATQPVPPPQANPPATANPTQEEAAKTP; encoded by the coding sequence ATGAGAAAGGACAACAGTGAATTCATTACCGGGTTTCTATCCGAATCAGGCAGCTTCGTTCGCAACAAGGATTACTTTGCCTACGCCGAGCTGGATGATATCGCATGCTGGGTAATCGCTCGCGGATTGGATAACGATCAGGAAGTAGAGAGTGCAGAGTTGGCGGCCAAAAGCGTTCTGGGCTACTTTTTGCAGAAGCCGTCCATCTCGCGTTATCGCATTCGCCGCTATTTGCAGGAGGCCCATCGTGTCCTGCAAGCCGAGAGCCATCGCGTCAGACTAAAAGCGAGCTTGACGGTAATCGTAACGGACTATGCCAGAGTGAGGTACGGGGTCGCTGGTAACACCCGGCTGTATCAGTTTCGCAATGGCCGACTGCAATGGCAGAGCAAGGATCAGAGTCTTGCCCAACAGATGGTGGATGGGGAGGAAATCGCAGAGGACGCGCTTGATCTGCACGAGGAGCGGCATAATCTCTTGAGCTATTTGGGGACACCCAATGAATTTCGCCCGTTTATCTCCAAGAAGTTTCCGCTCTATGACGGTGATGTTTTTCTGCTTGCGACCCCTGGCCTGTGGGAGAAGGTGAACCCGGCCGAAATGCAGGACGGGCTTCAAGAGGCGAAAGATCCGGAAGCCTGGATCGATACGTTGGAAGATGTGCTTTTGAGCAAGCAGGAGCATGTCGTTCAAAACTACACGGCCGCTGCTATTTTTGCGAATAAAATTTTCAAGACAGACCCGCAAAAAAAGTGGCGGATTATTAAACGGGTGGCACTCATCCTTCTCGTGCTTGCCTTGGCTGGAGGTGGCGCTCTGCTGTTCAAGATGAAGGAAGCGGAGCGCATCGCGGATGCTGCGACAGGGATGTTCGAGCATGAAACAGCCGGAGACGCTTTCATTGCGGAAAGTGATTATCCGAAGGCACTCAAGGCGTACAGCGAGGCCCGAAATGCTGCAAACATCGTCAAAAACAAAGTTCAGGCCGCTCTCTTGGTGAAAAAAATTCGCATTACACAGTTGATCGTGGATGGAGATACGGCTGTAAAAGATGAGCAGTACGCCAAAGCATTGGAGAAGTACGACAAGGCGCTCAAGGAAATGAAAGGGCGCGAAGATTTTAACCAAACGGAGATTTTGGAGAAAAAAGAAAAGACGCAATCGTATGTGCTCGTCATGCAGTGGAAAAAGGAAGGCGATCTCTTATTTGAGGCGCAGGATTACGCAGGCGCAGAAGCCTATTACCAAAAGGCGCGCAAGCTGGCGTTGGAAACGTCTTTTGTAACAGGAGAAAAGGAGCTTCGCACCAAGCTGGACGAGGTAGCTTCCAAAAAGACCGGCATTGACAAGGAAAAGAAGACGCTCGACGGCGACAAGCTGGAGAAGCAAGGCGACGAGAGCTATGCGGCGCAAGACTTCGAGGGAGCGATCCAATCGTATACGATGGCGCAGGAAATTTATCAAGAGATAGGTGTGCTGGAGAAGGTTTTGGCGATGGAACGCAAGGTGACAAAGGCCGAGGAGAAGCTGAATCCTCCTGCTGCTCCGCCTTCGGCAGGTGCGCCAGCAGGTCAGCCTCCTGTGCAAGGGACGGGTGCTGGGAGTCAACCTCCGGCAGTTCAGGTGAATCAAGGGGCACCAGTTAATCAGACAGCTCCTGCAAACCAGACCGCACCGGTAAATCAAACAGCTCCGGTGAATCAGACGGCACCGACGAACCAGACAGCTCCGATCAATCAGGCAGTCCCAGTCAATCCGGTGGCTCCAACGTACCAGCTAGTTCCGGTGCCCCCAGTAGTGCCGACCAATCAAGCAGCTCCGCCAGCCGCGACAGCTCCGGCGACTCAGCCAGTTCCGCCACCGCAAGCTAATCCACCAGCTACAGCCAACCCGACACAGGAGGAGGCAGCGAAAACGCCATGA
- a CDS encoding contractile injection system protein, VgrG/Pvc8 family has product MSLPVIAYNNLQISPYQLTHLVELTITKKINEHARLIFTGIVPEELKDSYVEMTEAQTPIEISQVDNDGNATPLFAGIVLEIGIKAVRDVYYLYVEAVSPTYNLDVKRKSRSFQNKAMTYGALLKTIAGEYPGMDIMDMASNGGKLGSFTMQYQETDWQFLKRLASRFQTGLMPASVFEKPKFSFGVPEGASKGKLDDFHYRVRKNLNEFRHSSENGVKGVDENDYIFYEVETDRVLDLGNGVDFKGKSLYVYEAHTEMKKGLLKHKYLLASKKGMSQKPLHNSLIVGASVQGKVIEVSKDNVKIHLDIDESQSKSEAHWFPYSSVYTAEGNSGWYCMPELDDYVRVYFPSNKESDGIAISSVRKNSDEGETNKLGNPDIKYFRTANGKELMFSPSEVLLSAKDGEILIRMTDADGIQIFSKKNIKVVSEKDILMDSATKVIISAKEEISLTCKESNIKMDGNTSIVGQELKTN; this is encoded by the coding sequence GTGAGTCTTCCTGTCATTGCCTACAACAATTTGCAAATCTCTCCTTATCAATTGACGCATCTGGTAGAACTGACGATTACGAAAAAGATCAATGAGCATGCCCGCCTGATATTTACGGGGATCGTACCAGAAGAATTGAAGGACAGCTATGTAGAAATGACAGAAGCACAGACCCCGATCGAAATCAGCCAGGTGGATAACGACGGCAACGCCACGCCGCTTTTTGCGGGGATCGTTCTGGAGATAGGCATCAAAGCCGTACGAGACGTGTATTATTTGTACGTCGAAGCTGTCTCGCCTACGTACAATCTCGACGTGAAGCGCAAGAGCCGTTCGTTTCAAAACAAAGCCATGACCTACGGTGCCCTTTTGAAAACAATCGCAGGAGAATACCCAGGCATGGACATTATGGACATGGCCTCCAATGGTGGGAAGCTGGGCTCCTTTACCATGCAGTATCAGGAGACGGATTGGCAATTTCTGAAGCGACTTGCTTCGCGTTTTCAGACCGGACTGATGCCAGCATCCGTTTTTGAAAAGCCGAAGTTCAGCTTCGGTGTGCCAGAGGGTGCATCGAAAGGCAAGCTGGACGATTTTCACTATCGGGTGCGCAAAAATTTGAATGAATTCCGCCATTCCTCGGAAAACGGGGTCAAGGGCGTGGATGAAAATGACTACATCTTTTACGAGGTAGAGACGGATCGCGTGCTCGATTTGGGCAACGGTGTGGATTTTAAAGGGAAGAGCCTATATGTGTATGAGGCCCATACCGAGATGAAGAAAGGCTTGCTCAAGCACAAGTATTTGCTCGCGTCCAAAAAAGGAATGAGCCAAAAGCCGCTCCACAATTCGCTCATCGTAGGGGCATCGGTGCAGGGGAAAGTCATTGAGGTCTCCAAAGACAACGTCAAAATCCACCTCGATATCGATGAGAGCCAGAGCAAGAGCGAAGCGCACTGGTTCCCGTATTCCTCGGTTTATACAGCCGAAGGAAACAGCGGTTGGTATTGCATGCCGGAGCTCGATGACTACGTTCGCGTCTATTTTCCGAGCAACAAGGAAAGTGACGGGATTGCGATCAGCTCTGTCCGGAAAAATTCAGACGAGGGCGAAACGAACAAGCTCGGGAATCCCGATATCAAATATTTCCGCACGGCCAACGGAAAAGAACTGATGTTCAGCCCGTCGGAGGTATTACTTAGCGCAAAGGACGGGGAAATCCTCATTCGCATGACCGATGCGGACGGCATCCAGATTTTCAGCAAGAAAAATATCAAGGTTGTCTCCGAAAAGGACATCCTGATGGACTCTGCCACGAAGGTGATTATCTCGGCGAAAGAGGAGATCAGTCTCACCTGCAAAGAGAGCAACATCAAGATGGACGGAAATACAAGCATCGTCGGGCAGGAGCTCAAAACCAATTGA
- a CDS encoding iron-dependent peroxidase — MGLNYIWDLVIRAKRAGIAQKDIQFQAAKVYSPYMELSHEAINAKTVDKTVEVNPYYRFDDIFRDLFDVNYSDDAELRHTLFDIIIHLLAEIDLSQGMNKREYHIRFVLRDLEAGLFGSRVQENIRLFTKEEREIIAGNILRLYETGEAVYLLKDTMRKIFSHSTIYANCEEKDELLIYVGQSESETAQAKLALIKDIFLPVRFHTEIYWRNHFGILDVEETMQIDSVALY, encoded by the coding sequence ATGGGCTTGAATTACATCTGGGATTTGGTTATTCGTGCAAAACGCGCCGGGATCGCCCAAAAAGACATCCAGTTCCAAGCGGCCAAAGTGTACTCGCCCTACATGGAGCTGAGTCATGAGGCCATCAACGCCAAAACGGTGGACAAAACGGTAGAGGTGAATCCGTACTATCGCTTCGACGATATTTTCCGTGACCTTTTTGATGTCAATTACTCGGACGATGCAGAGCTCCGGCATACCTTGTTTGATATCATCATCCATCTGCTGGCGGAGATCGATCTGTCGCAAGGGATGAACAAGCGTGAATACCACATTCGCTTTGTATTGCGCGACTTGGAAGCGGGGCTGTTCGGCAGTCGGGTACAGGAAAATATTCGACTTTTTACCAAAGAGGAGCGAGAGATTATCGCGGGCAATATTTTGCGCTTGTATGAGACCGGTGAAGCGGTGTACCTGCTCAAGGATACGATGCGAAAAATATTCTCTCACTCTACCATTTACGCGAATTGCGAAGAAAAAGATGAGCTGCTGATTTACGTCGGGCAGTCGGAGAGTGAAACCGCACAAGCCAAGCTGGCTTTAATCAAGGATATTTTTCTGCCGGTTCGGTTCCATACAGAGATTTATTGGCGAAATCATTTCGGCATTTTGGATGTCGAGGAAACGATGCAAATCGACAGTGTTGCACTGTACTAG
- a CDS encoding molecular chaperone produces the protein MTTYSYKLHLQKGSGDGNQRNHPGEATYTRDELMEMTTFQLRNICYKEKLVGSVVNNLDREGLLHTILRFRGAEENLLIERAVPGGVERLEAVLHKYLNTPMPGVDAIKIPAKMCLYMGLAIDRLDNYLVESSQSLSESNVLLVNDHMELCGILHLRKDKDDRRAGHFTLHACQDAQLRKTVNQNYSLLFFRKQDSEYLYKAYHQDHPLPPVNLHYYKVPVTDLEIRELEETDAVLAIDFGTSSTTAGAFLDHQYVSSPSSNDLLNGRIRLNAINYVSFPDTTQKNEEWIEVLPTAVSVADCSSPHDVRFHIGYEALLHMKKNGYSTNATVFQGIKRWVNSYHKIEEVMDSQGNTATVKRSDILRQYLLHVIKMAEHQFKCRFRHLHITSPVKLKTQFLEMFTEILPEYRIESEHALDEGMAVLFNTIADQIDKNSFLDGETYQALVIDCGGGTTDLSSCHFRIEDGHISYRIDIDTTYENGDTNFGGNNITYRIMQFMKIVFADYYGKGRQMTDIDQIIDIPGSEIFRYVDEYGVDSIYERFEARYREAEVILPTRYKEYENKSRDEYQRVRNNFHFLWDLADHMKKEFFRQTGILRNRFTSDTENRQEPDLKLTAVERWVLSIREDGRFRDVFDFPDVVFNAKEINHLIKADIYEILRVFLDDFYQQGRLADFSIIKLTGQSCRIDVFREALKEFVPGRSIEFRQKSEDAGKVPDLKLSCLRGALRYQSAKKAGFIEAQITNHAPIVPYSVTAFTHNKQERVLIHSQEKLSLVHGSISRPYGVSEVEFYLKENDGQLRQRYLYMDEPAQYKNVLYEDIASKYGTHIPQDETDSIQNGESKYFVFASGSEWGFHVVPVARLNEQLALGKKVFFAFESDLSELDFFDGMK, from the coding sequence ATGACTACCTATTCATATAAGCTTCATCTCCAAAAAGGCAGCGGGGATGGAAATCAACGCAATCATCCAGGCGAAGCGACCTACACACGGGACGAGCTGATGGAGATGACGACCTTTCAGCTCCGCAATATTTGTTACAAGGAAAAGCTGGTCGGCTCTGTCGTGAACAATCTCGATCGGGAGGGACTGCTGCACACGATTCTGCGTTTTCGCGGTGCAGAAGAAAACCTCCTGATTGAGCGTGCTGTTCCAGGTGGTGTCGAACGCCTCGAAGCCGTACTCCACAAATATTTAAACACACCGATGCCGGGTGTAGATGCGATCAAAATTCCAGCGAAGATGTGCTTGTACATGGGTCTTGCCATTGACAGGCTGGACAACTATCTTGTCGAATCCTCCCAAAGCTTGTCCGAATCCAATGTGCTTTTGGTGAATGACCATATGGAGCTATGCGGTATTCTGCATCTGCGCAAAGACAAGGACGATAGGAGAGCCGGGCATTTTACGCTGCACGCTTGCCAAGATGCTCAACTGAGAAAAACGGTCAATCAAAACTACAGCCTTCTCTTTTTCCGCAAGCAGGATTCGGAGTATTTGTACAAGGCATATCATCAGGACCACCCGTTGCCGCCTGTCAATCTCCACTACTACAAAGTACCGGTGACTGACCTCGAGATCAGGGAATTGGAAGAAACAGATGCCGTTCTCGCGATTGACTTTGGTACTTCCTCGACGACAGCGGGTGCTTTTCTCGACCATCAGTATGTCAGCTCCCCTTCCAGCAACGACTTGTTGAATGGACGTATACGCTTGAATGCGATCAATTACGTCTCTTTCCCCGATACAACGCAAAAAAACGAGGAATGGATCGAGGTGCTGCCGACGGCTGTCAGCGTGGCGGATTGCTCCTCTCCACATGATGTTCGCTTTCACATCGGTTATGAAGCACTGCTGCACATGAAAAAGAACGGATACAGCACGAATGCGACCGTGTTTCAGGGCATCAAGCGCTGGGTGAATAGCTATCACAAGATCGAAGAGGTCATGGACAGCCAAGGAAATACCGCCACTGTGAAACGAAGCGACATCCTGCGCCAGTACCTTCTTCACGTCATTAAAATGGCCGAGCATCAATTCAAATGCCGCTTTCGTCATCTGCATATCACAAGTCCGGTCAAGCTGAAAACGCAGTTTCTTGAGATGTTCACCGAGATTTTGCCGGAGTATCGCATTGAATCAGAGCATGCCCTCGATGAAGGTATGGCCGTCCTGTTTAACACGATTGCGGATCAAATTGACAAAAACAGCTTTCTGGACGGGGAGACCTATCAAGCGCTCGTCATCGATTGCGGCGGTGGCACGACGGATCTGTCATCCTGCCATTTCCGGATTGAGGACGGACATATCTCCTATCGCATCGATATCGATACGACCTATGAAAACGGCGACACCAATTTTGGCGGCAACAACATTACGTATCGCATCATGCAATTTATGAAAATCGTCTTCGCGGACTATTACGGAAAAGGACGGCAAATGACCGACATCGACCAAATCATCGACATCCCTGGATCGGAAATATTCCGGTACGTGGATGAATACGGCGTCGACTCCATCTATGAACGCTTCGAGGCAAGATATCGGGAAGCCGAGGTCATTTTGCCGACTCGCTACAAGGAGTACGAGAACAAGAGCCGGGATGAGTATCAGCGTGTTCGCAACAATTTTCATTTTTTGTGGGACCTCGCTGACCATATGAAAAAAGAGTTTTTCCGTCAGACCGGCATTCTGCGCAATCGCTTCACATCCGATACAGAAAATCGTCAGGAGCCGGATCTAAAGCTGACGGCAGTCGAGCGATGGGTGTTGTCGATACGGGAGGATGGTCGCTTCCGGGATGTGTTTGATTTTCCTGATGTCGTTTTCAATGCCAAAGAGATCAATCACCTGATCAAGGCCGATATTTACGAGATTTTGCGCGTCTTCTTGGACGACTTTTATCAACAGGGAAGGCTGGCTGACTTCTCGATCATCAAGCTGACTGGGCAGTCGTGCCGTATTGATGTTTTCCGTGAAGCACTTAAAGAGTTCGTCCCTGGACGCAGTATCGAGTTCCGGCAAAAGTCAGAGGATGCGGGCAAGGTACCAGACCTGAAGCTGTCTTGCTTACGTGGAGCACTGCGCTATCAAAGTGCCAAAAAGGCCGGATTCATCGAAGCGCAAATTACGAATCATGCACCGATCGTCCCGTATTCTGTGACCGCCTTCACGCATAACAAGCAAGAGAGAGTGCTCATTCACAGTCAGGAAAAGCTGAGTCTCGTGCATGGCTCTATCTCGCGTCCCTACGGCGTGAGCGAGGTTGAGTTTTATCTCAAGGAAAATGACGGCCAGCTGCGCCAGCGGTACTTGTACATGGACGAGCCTGCTCAATACAAAAACGTGTTGTATGAGGACATCGCGAGTAAGTACGGAACGCATATCCCGCAGGATGAGACTGACTCGATTCAAAATGGCGAGTCGAAATACTTCGTTTTTGCGAGCGGCAGCGAGTGGGGATTCCATGTCGTGCCAGTAGCTCGTCTGAATGAACAGCTTGCTTTGGGGAAAAAGGTTTTCTTTGCTTTTGAGAGTGACTTGTCCGAGCTGGATTTCTTTGACGGGATGAAATGA
- a CDS encoding DNA and RNA helicase: MFSHLYPNFHKGRILKREMLENLRDYPRHFVDLYFQDYTDGIISGMDVTIGEGHLTVGRGIVKHQGRIYLFEREERVPYEATGMETVLKIRFQEETSLTDYYVYETSYVLDQEIESRQDERELGRFKLKQGARLRGDYQDLADMATEFNTWNIVHVEHAGRNEPTLAPNILRYFANEILKTITNHPYDLAFAMQCLNADRVERTLILHYIGNRLGTGYREYTNLQILKYLARILDDAKSGGKSSKTEWKTGGRQRVIVD; the protein is encoded by the coding sequence GTGTTTTCCCATCTCTATCCCAATTTTCATAAAGGTCGAATTCTCAAGCGGGAGATGCTTGAGAATCTGCGTGATTACCCGCGACATTTTGTCGATTTATACTTTCAAGATTATACAGACGGCATTATTTCCGGGATGGATGTAACGATTGGCGAAGGGCACCTCACTGTCGGTAGAGGGATCGTCAAGCATCAAGGACGGATTTACTTGTTTGAACGCGAAGAGCGTGTCCCTTATGAGGCTACAGGTATGGAGACGGTGCTCAAGATTCGCTTTCAAGAGGAGACTTCGCTGACAGACTATTACGTTTACGAGACGTCGTATGTTCTCGATCAGGAGATAGAGTCACGTCAGGATGAAAGGGAGTTGGGGCGCTTCAAGCTCAAGCAAGGAGCTAGGCTACGGGGGGATTATCAGGACTTAGCCGATATGGCGACTGAATTCAACACGTGGAATATCGTGCATGTCGAACATGCCGGGAGAAACGAGCCAACGCTTGCTCCCAACATCCTGCGGTATTTTGCGAATGAAATACTCAAAACTATCACCAATCACCCGTATGATCTCGCCTTTGCCATGCAGTGCTTGAATGCGGACAGAGTAGAGCGGACACTTATTCTTCATTATATAGGCAACAGACTGGGGACGGGTTACCGCGAGTACACGAACCTACAGATTCTCAAATACCTCGCACGTATATTGGATGACGCCAAGAGTGGCGGAAAATCTTCAAAAACGGAGTGGAAAACAGGGGGGCGTCAGCGGGTTATTGTTGATTAA
- a CDS encoding normocyte-binding protein — MKEIVLDRLNKMEELEQRRLLKQIMNGVFLNLVEYQEEMQKKLEERVFSEIEDKEDKHDIYVTLCHRDDFDPIHEYLYPMIPGDEEKKVCDRKELAVKLSNQEEAVMMTIFLECEYDKIQALMMSKRTFKGRLNTSGNHYPIEVRLQQSRMYMDELEKLYNMFQKNGMPWKTVNHPYASKFFDVILVACEGTFTEEEEILEMSIPLDEWEPYKKLDVIPLWNIERLALKNIGFPVPAMDRVNFEHVLSLRKTGSEHGYLVDGDEELIRYIKRSPEELTIVSPQEKSGVWNVCKITQPVTTRIGRLEYELVSNRRKNSFIGSYARKQAMTVRAKGEIIRIVHSFEAAEQLELVNVEIRDKNNRPPATYGLNPFISDNVRVENDKKIMALGFRRRGANSFLLQDMMSFLVSEVQMYFPEYKCEGEWA; from the coding sequence ATGAAAGAGATCGTACTGGATCGTTTAAACAAAATGGAGGAGCTGGAGCAGCGCAGATTGCTCAAGCAGATCATGAACGGTGTCTTCCTCAACCTGGTCGAGTATCAGGAGGAGATGCAGAAGAAGCTGGAGGAGCGTGTGTTTTCCGAGATCGAGGACAAGGAAGATAAGCATGACATCTATGTGACCCTCTGCCACCGCGATGACTTTGACCCGATCCACGAGTATTTATACCCGATGATTCCTGGCGATGAGGAGAAGAAGGTATGTGATCGCAAAGAGTTGGCGGTCAAGCTCAGCAACCAGGAAGAAGCGGTCATGATGACGATCTTTTTAGAGTGTGAATATGACAAAATACAGGCGCTGATGATGAGCAAGCGAACCTTCAAGGGTCGTCTGAACACGTCAGGCAATCATTATCCAATCGAGGTGCGCCTCCAACAAAGCCGTATGTATATGGATGAGCTAGAAAAGCTGTACAACATGTTTCAAAAGAACGGGATGCCGTGGAAAACGGTGAATCATCCTTACGCGAGCAAGTTTTTCGATGTCATTCTGGTTGCCTGTGAGGGCACGTTTACAGAAGAGGAAGAGATACTGGAAATGTCGATTCCCCTCGATGAGTGGGAACCTTACAAAAAGCTGGATGTCATCCCGTTGTGGAACATCGAGCGCTTGGCTTTAAAAAACATCGGCTTTCCCGTACCTGCCATGGACCGGGTGAACTTCGAGCATGTCCTGTCGTTACGCAAGACGGGCAGCGAGCACGGGTATTTGGTGGATGGAGATGAAGAGCTGATTCGCTACATCAAGCGGTCACCAGAAGAGCTGACGATCGTCTCGCCTCAAGAGAAGTCGGGTGTTTGGAATGTATGCAAAATTACGCAGCCTGTCACGACCCGCATCGGAAGACTGGAGTACGAATTGGTGTCCAATCGTCGCAAAAACAGCTTCATTGGGAGCTATGCGCGAAAGCAGGCGATGACCGTACGGGCCAAAGGAGAGATTATCCGAATCGTCCATTCCTTTGAAGCCGCTGAACAATTGGAGCTAGTGAATGTGGAGATCCGGGACAAAAACAACCGGCCTCCCGCCACATACGGCTTGAATCCGTTCATTAGCGATAATGTCCGTGTAGAAAATGATAAGAAGATCATGGCTCTCGGCTTTCGGAGACGCGGGGCGAACAGCTTTCTTCTCCAAGACATGATGAGCTTCCTTGTCTCCGAGGTTCAGATGTATTTTCCGGAATACAAGTGTGAAGGAGAATGGGCTTGA